In Nocardia sp. NBC_00403, the DNA window ATTGGGGCGGCACAGCGCCTCCAGAACCAGATACTGGGCGTCGGTCAGGTCATTCCGGGTCGGCAGGCTGATCGGGACAATTGTTATTTCGTCTTCGGGCGGGTGGCCGTCGGTGAAGATGAACACCGATTCTCCGAGGCGGACGGTATCGCCGGAGTTGAGTTTCCGACGTCCTCCGATGCGCTCACCGTTGACGAAGGTCCCGTTTGTCGACATCCCGTTGTCGATGACGACCCAGCAGTCCGACACCCGCTCGATGATGGCGTGCAGTCGCGACACAGCCGCGTCGGCGGTCACAGTGATGTCGGCTGCCTTCGACCGCCCGATCGTCACACCGGGATCGTCGGGATCGAGTGGAATCTCACGCCAAATTCCGTGGCCGACACGGTAGGACAGCATGGCACCGTCAGGCGATGGTTGCCGCGCACGCTCGCCTGCCACTGAGTACGGTTCGTAACGCAGCGCCTGTTGTCCGTGCGACGTGGACATGATGCGTCGTTCCCAATCCGAGGTACGTCGTGAACTGTGGGCACCGTTCCGATTAACTAAGAATGCGCTATCATGCCGCTGATTGCACGAGTTTCAACTACTTCAGTGCGTAAGTGGGGGTTCGCTCATGCCCTGGGTCTCATTTCAGGGCCCCGTCCGGACCATGGGTGCGGCAACCGGGTGCCATGTTGATCATTCGGTCGCGACTGAGGCACGCCGTTAACAGGCAAAACGTCAACCCATCGAGCGACGCGTGAACGGATCGGCCAGATTGGAGACCACAGCCCGGGGAACTACCAGATCCTGATACCGAGTTCAATTCCAGCAAACGGTAGCCGCCGACAGTTCGCCCGTATCCTGACCGATCGGCGGACGCCCTCATACGACGGCTCGCCCTACGTGACGGCCGCGTTCTTCGCACGCAGTCCGGTCAGCTCGACAGCGCGCGTCGGCAACTCGGCGACGGTCTCACGCAGCGCGGTGGCAAGCCCGACCGCCCGCCGCGGCATCCGAGGTACCCGAACGCATATCCCGTTCATGCCCGCCGCCGTGCGGCAGCGGCACACACGGCACCTGCCTGCCGAGCAACAGCACGCCGACCCCGTGCAGCCCACCGACCTTGTGCCCGGCGAAACTCGCCGCGGACAGGCCGCTCGCGCCGAAGTCGATCGGCAGCTGGGCCGCGGCCCGAATGGCATCGCTATGCATGGGCACGCCGAATTCCTGTGCGACGGAAACTAATTCGCGGATCGGCTGAATGGTCCCGGCCTCATTGTTGGCCCACATGATGGCGACAAGGGCGACCTCGTCGACGCGGTCTGCCAACGCGGCCCGTAGCGCGCGGCGACACCACACCACCGGCGTCCACCGGCAACGAGGTCACCTGTGCGCCCTCGTGCTGCTCGAGCCAGTCGACCGCGTCGATGACCACGTGATGCTCGGTCGAGCCCGCGATGATTCGCCTCCGACGCGGATCGGCATCGCGACGGGCCCAATAGATGCCCTTGGGTTCGGACAGGGCCGCCAGCACGCCGTTGTCGGATTTGAGGTAAGCGACGAAGGCTTCTTCGACGCATGGGTAGGACTGTGCCCACTTCTCGTATGTTCGTACTCGTGGGCCATTGGTGTCGTCGATGTTCGTATCGAATACGACGACAGTGCCATCGACGTTGGTAATGACGTATCCGTGTGCTTTGGCGCCGTCGACGACGACGACCGCGGTGTCAGCACCGTTTCGTTTGTTGCGGACGGCGTCGACGACGGAGGCGAGTGGATCGCTGGTGGCGGGCTGCTGCGGCAGCTGCACTTCGATCAGTTGTGTGGCGATGGCGGTTTCCAAGACGCGCCAACCCTTTTCGCCTGTTTCGGGTAGCTGTGTATCGTCGTTGCCCAGTGCTGATACCGCATGGGCTACGTGGATGACGCACTCGACGATGCGCCGAACCGCATGGGGTGTTGTGGATTCGGACGCGCTCACGGCCGGTGCCGCGTTGCCGGGGGCGGCTTCGGCTTCGGTCGACGCCAGCGAAATCCGAACAGGCCGCGGCCTCGCATCAGCATGTAATGGAGGGCACCGCCCGTTGCGGCCGCTCCGATTGCGGCCGTCGAGATCCAGCCGGTAGGGACGATGCCCTGCGTCGACAGCAAAGCGCCGCCCACCAACCCGCCGGCTGCGGTACCGGATCCGAGGATCAGACTTCTCACACTCGACACTCGGCCGAAGAGCCTTTCGGGAGCAACCTTTGCTTCATAGGTGGCGTACTGGACATTCATACCGACACCGAATACCGAGACACCGAATGCGCCGGCCGCCACCAGGAGTGGATTCTCGGTGCCGGCCTGAAGCGCGGCGACGCCGGTAAAGCCTGCGAGCGTCGCAAGGTACACGGTGTCGATCTTGATTTTGTTGATCAACTTGGCTGGCAGGAACCCGCCGGCTACTCCGCCCACAGCCCCCGCGCCGAGCACCGCACCAGCAGCCCAACCCGGCATCGCAGCATCCGTGATCAGCGCGGCGGTGCGGAGGTTGAGGGTCGTCATGGATATGTTGGTGATCATCGTGAGCGCGGAATACTGGCGGAGAAATGATTCATGCCAGAGCGCCTGTGCCCCCTCTCCAATGCCGCGCAGCACATCCCGGAATGTATGAGAGTCCGCCGAGGCTCGGGGCGGAAAGGAATTCCGCAGCGAACGCAGTGTCGCCAGGTTCCACGCGTACGAGGCGACGTTCACGGCGAACGGCAACGACTGCGCCACACTGAGCAG includes these proteins:
- a CDS encoding FHA domain-containing protein, which encodes MTIGRSKAADITVTADAAVSRLHAIIERVSDCWVVIDNGMSTNGTFVNGERIGGRRKLNSGDTVRLGESVFIFTDGHPPEDEITIVPISLPTRNDLTDAQYLVLEALCRPNDAQTTYSYPASNWQIAHDLCLSVATVKTHLRAIFKIFQVENLPQNQKRVLVVERALACGVIVNHEG